Genomic DNA from Bacteroidia bacterium:
TCGGTCTATAAACGCAAAAATTAGTAAATCTGCTTTATGCTCATTCTCTACGTAAAAAATCCTTGCACCGTACTCGCCCACACGATTAGGAGTGAATAATCCCAAAGTAATTCCCGATATAACCGTTTGTAAAGAAATCAAGTAGGAATACTGCGTAAGAACTTTTAGAACTAAGTATTGCCACTTTTTAGCTTCAATTCCCCAATTTAAGAGCATCAACAGGAATACAAATAGCGCCGCAGTAATAGCTTTTTTTACAGAAACACGGGCAAGGCTATCCCATAAAGAGTTAAAGGAATGAACTTCGTAAATAATATATATCAACGATGCCGCTAAAAGAGTCCAAGTGATTAGTCTTTTTACCTTATGGGCTGGTCGTTTCATTCTCTCGTAAAAATTTAGCTAGCTTGGGTAGGCGGTTGTCCCACTCAACTAAATAAAAATCATTGTCCTTGTACTCAAAATATAAGGTAAGATAATTTTTTTCTTTCTGCTCTAAATAAGAGAATATTACTGCACACAGCTTCAAGGTTGTATCACAATGGTTTTGTAGGTATTCCAGCATACTAAGCTTATCTTCATTTTTTCTGATAAAATCTTGCAGTACTTCATTATCCCATACATATTTGACGGAGTGTATTTTGTTTCGCTTTTTGAGCTGCTTTACCAATAGTTCAGCTTTTTTATCCATATCTTTGCAAGATTGAAGGTTTCTGGGATGATAGAACCCTCGTATTTTACCTTCTAAAAAAAGAGCATTAAACTTTTGTAGTGGAGAGCGATCATCCCCGATATTTTGAAAATTAGCACCATCTATGTACCAAAAATCACCTTGCTGGATAAGATAAAAATACGCTTTACCAACATAGACTTTGTTTTTATTATACACTTTTACAGGAAGAATTGCCCTATTTTTTTCACGTATGTAGAGTTCGCCTTTTATGGAAAGGTTGTGATTTACACAATATTCAAAAAAAGACTTTAGCTGTTCATGTCTTTGGTAATGAATATACTCGGGAGTACATAAACGCTCGAAATTAGACAAACTTTTTCGCTGAATGCATACGTCTACCTCTCTTGGGATATTTTCTTGCGTAAAAACAATTTTTACCCAAAGTGTTATTACAAGGTATAGAGATATCTTTTTTAACACGGCACAAAAATAAAATTATCTTGCTAATTTGCGGTTAGCAAGATAGTATAGTGAGAAAATTCTACGTGCTATTTTAATTTAGGCATTAGGCATGGCATTAACCCAGCGTGCAAGCTTAGACTTTTGGTTGGCTGCTTTGTTCTTATGGATAATATGCCGTTTAGCTAGCTTATCTAACATTGCATATACTTTTGGAAGCATAGCTTGTGCTTCGGCTTTATTTGTCATTTTCTTTAATTTTTTGATTGCACTGCGGCAATTAGAAAGCTGGTAACGATTGCGTAACCTTCTGACAGCACTCTTACGTACCCTTTTTTCAGCAGATTTATGATTTGGCATACTATGTACTTATTTTCTTTGGGACTGCAAAGGTAGTTATTTTCCCATATTTGACAAATTTTTTTGTGATTTTTTTACAAGTATCAAATTTTTGATTTTATTTGCAGTACTAAGTGAAAAGCAAGCTAAGTTGGATATGGAAATACTTAATGTCATTCCGCCCGCTAGTGTACAGCAATTCTTTGAAAGAATCACAGCCTTTTTGGGATATGACTTTATACCAGGTACAATTTTATCTGTGCTTATACCGATAGGTTTTATTGCGGTATATGCTTTGATTGCAGTATATGCGGAACGAAAAATTTCTGCATTTATCCAAGATAGAGTAGGACCTATTGAAGTAGGACCGTATGGCTTATTACAAACCATTGCGGATATCACTAAGCTTTTGACCAAAGAAGACATTATCCCAAAAAATGCAGACAAAGTTCTTTTCACAGTAGGACCTATTGTAATATTCTCTGCGGTATTTGCAGGTTGGGCTGCTTTACCCTTTTCACCTGCGTTTTTGGGATCGGCAGTAACCGTAGGAGTGTTTTACATTATGGCAATTGTATCTATTGATGTAGTGGGTATTTTAATGGCAGGATGGGGTCAAAACAATAAATATGCTTTGTATGGTGCAGTACGTGCTGTGGCTCAAATTGTTTCTTATGAAATTCCCGCAGGTTTGGCTATTCTTACTGCTGTGGTAGCTTCAGGTTCATTAAATTTACAAGAAATATCATATCGTCAAGGGATTTTATCTAATGAACCTATCTATTTGTTTGGCATAAAAGCACTAGGAGATGTAAAACATATTGGGGGAATTGTTACTTGGAACATTTTACAATCTCCTATTTTGATATTAGCTTATGTAATCTACTTTATTGCATCTTTGGCAGAGTGCAACCGAGCTCCTTTTGATATTCCAGAAGGCGAATCAGAATTAGTAGCAGGTTTTCATGTAGAATATGGCGGATTTAAGTTTGCCGTAGTGTTCTTGGCAGAATATGCTATGATGTTTATTGTAGGTACTATCGCTGCGGTGATGTTTCTTGGTGGGTGGAACACGCCTTTACCCAATATCGGACCTGTTAAATTAGCAGATTGGACTACGGGACCTATATGGGGAGCATTCTGGATATTACTAAAAGCACTGTTTGCTATTTTTGTACACATGTGGGTAAGATGGACACTTCCTCGCCTACGCGCTGATCAATTGATGAGTCTATGTTGGAAAGTGTTAACTCCTGCGGCTTTTATTTGCTTAATTATTGCTACACTCTGGAAGATGCTTTCTCTATAAGCAAGATAAAATAATAGTTTGATAAAAAGCCTACCATTTATACTCTTTGCCCCAATAATAATCTTGGGGCAATTTATTTTTTGGA
This window encodes:
- the rpsT gene encoding 30S ribosomal protein S20 — translated: MPNHKSAEKRVRKSAVRRLRNRYQLSNCRSAIKKLKKMTNKAEAQAMLPKVYAMLDKLAKRHIIHKNKAANQKSKLARWVNAMPNA
- a CDS encoding NADH-quinone oxidoreductase subunit H → MILFAVLSEKQAKLDMEILNVIPPASVQQFFERITAFLGYDFIPGTILSVLIPIGFIAVYALIAVYAERKISAFIQDRVGPIEVGPYGLLQTIADITKLLTKEDIIPKNADKVLFTVGPIVIFSAVFAGWAALPFSPAFLGSAVTVGVFYIMAIVSIDVVGILMAGWGQNNKYALYGAVRAVAQIVSYEIPAGLAILTAVVASGSLNLQEISYRQGILSNEPIYLFGIKALGDVKHIGGIVTWNILQSPILILAYVIYFIASLAECNRAPFDIPEGESELVAGFHVEYGGFKFAVVFLAEYAMMFIVGTIAAVMFLGGWNTPLPNIGPVKLADWTTGPIWGAFWILLKALFAIFVHMWVRWTLPRLRADQLMSLCWKVLTPAAFICLIIATLWKMLSL